In one Arenibacter antarcticus genomic region, the following are encoded:
- a CDS encoding Gfo/Idh/MocA family protein, producing the protein MDKKVGIGIIGSQFISSIHVEALRHVAAAEVLAVVSPTPGNAEKFAQKYGIPKYYTKIEDLLAIKEIDMILIGAPNSVHCEITLKAAKAGKHVVVEKPMCLNLKEADKMIEECKKANVKLMYAEELCFTPKYVRLKELLDEGALGRPIIFKQSEKHDGPHSDHFWDVEKSGGGVTMDMGCHAIQFFRWLNNKNPVKSVYAQMSTSVHHDKTIGDDNAIIILEFENGVTAIAEESWTKLGGMDDKAEIHGSEGVAYADILQGNSIQTYSTKGINYAVEKAGNTIGWSFIMYEEIWNYGFPQEMEHFVDCVKNDSKPILTGEDGRAVLEIIFAAYEAAGAERKIFMPFRSDVDRPYKLWRKGKTIKNG; encoded by the coding sequence ATGGATAAAAAAGTGGGAATAGGTATTATTGGATCACAATTTATATCCTCCATTCATGTTGAAGCTTTGAGACATGTAGCAGCTGCCGAAGTTCTGGCCGTAGTATCGCCAACTCCTGGAAATGCTGAAAAATTTGCCCAAAAATATGGGATACCAAAATATTATACCAAGATAGAAGATTTGTTGGCTATTAAAGAAATAGATATGATACTGATTGGTGCCCCAAACTCAGTGCACTGTGAAATCACATTAAAGGCGGCAAAAGCAGGAAAACACGTTGTGGTGGAAAAACCTATGTGTCTCAATCTAAAAGAAGCGGATAAGATGATAGAGGAATGTAAAAAAGCCAATGTCAAGCTAATGTATGCCGAAGAATTGTGTTTTACCCCAAAATATGTCAGGTTAAAAGAGCTTTTGGATGAAGGCGCCCTTGGAAGGCCGATTATTTTTAAACAGTCTGAAAAACATGATGGACCTCACTCGGATCACTTCTGGGATGTGGAAAAATCTGGGGGTGGGGTTACCATGGACATGGGATGCCATGCAATACAATTTTTTAGATGGTTAAATAATAAAAATCCTGTAAAATCGGTATATGCACAGATGTCAACAAGTGTTCATCATGATAAGACCATTGGGGATGATAATGCAATAATTATCCTTGAATTTGAAAATGGCGTTACTGCCATAGCCGAAGAAAGCTGGACCAAACTTGGTGGAATGGATGATAAAGCGGAAATCCATGGTTCTGAAGGGGTAGCTTATGCGGATATATTACAGGGAAATTCGATACAGACCTACAGTACCAAGGGTATTAATTATGCCGTGGAAAAGGCAGGAAATACCATAGGCTGGAGTTTTATTATGTATGAAGAAATATGGAATTATGGTTTTCCCCAAGAAATGGAACATTTTGTGGACTGTGTTAAAAATGACTCTAAACCAATTTTAACAGGCGAAGATGGCAGGGCGGTTTTGGAAATAATTTTCGCAGCCTATGAGGCTGCAGGGGCAGAAAGAAAAATATTTATGCCTTTTAGGTCGGACGTTGATAGACCCTATAAACTTTGGAGAAAAGGTAAGACTATAAAAAATGGATAG
- a CDS encoding gluconate 2-dehydrogenase subunit 3 family protein, with the protein MDRRKALKITAGVFAGTIIGSDYFLLGCAPDPKMEELLTKEEVLFLDDVGETILPESSKSPGAKTAKIGLFMKSIVEDCYTATEQKIFKNGILHLNKLSEKRFGNSFRELTLDERHLLLVDLDNEVSKIKANHEVHYFTMIKQLTIWGYFTSEPGTTQALRYNPIPGRYNGCVPYKNGEKAWA; encoded by the coding sequence ATGGATAGAAGAAAAGCGTTAAAAATTACAGCTGGTGTGTTTGCAGGAACAATTATTGGCTCCGACTATTTTCTATTGGGCTGTGCGCCGGATCCGAAAATGGAGGAGTTGCTCACCAAAGAGGAGGTTCTTTTTTTGGATGACGTAGGGGAAACCATTCTTCCGGAAAGCAGTAAATCTCCTGGTGCCAAAACGGCCAAGATTGGGTTATTTATGAAGTCAATTGTAGAAGACTGCTATACCGCTACGGAGCAAAAAATATTTAAAAACGGTATACTCCATTTAAATAAATTGTCTGAGAAAAGATTCGGCAATTCTTTTCGGGAGCTTACACTGGATGAAAGGCATCTGTTGCTGGTGGATTTGGATAATGAAGTATCAAAAATAAAAGCGAACCACGAAGTCCATTATTTCACCATGATAAAACAACTTACTATTTGGGGATATTTTACTTCAGAACCAGGTACCACACAAGCACTGCGATATAATCCTATCCCTGGAAGGTATAATGGATGTGTACCCTATAAAAATGGTGAAAAGGCATGGGCCTAA
- a CDS encoding SusD/RagB family nutrient-binding outer membrane lipoprotein, protein MLKNKFLFSTLLVVSIFFLGSCDSFLDVNSNPNKPINENLPLEAKLPAALVSTVNQEVGQINQIGAFWGGYWGTNNDGANLYYDLKTYNGPGIRSQRDGIPVWENGYNNILYFKLIEEEASKIGDLFYTGSAKIMQGWLFLRLVDFYNNIPFDQAASGNIHLNPVYESGQEVYKKSINLITDGILDVKASDMIPTMNHGDVLFGGKKDLWAKFGNTIKLRALIRQSEKVDLAYLQSEIASITSEGSGFLGPKEHALVNPGYLNTDGKLNPFWTNYYRDVQGNSTANHQNLRPTLYLVNTLKNLDDPRLSKIYQETNGEINGVIFGNPDAGNPEYARQNTSVLKGPQENNGVATGLLHGIDQGSILMTGFESQFLQAEAAYRGWIAGDVIDYYQNGILSSMDYLKVADTDALVYTETQVRNFEHSGTQLNLLIEQKWLALNSVSSIEAWNDYRRLGLPNFPKTAASGVSGRPLRLMYPETERGTNNAQVELQGSDMITENKIWWML, encoded by the coding sequence ATGCTAAAAAATAAATTTCTTTTTTCTACACTATTGGTTGTTTCGATATTCTTTCTGGGATCATGTGATTCTTTCCTAGACGTAAACAGCAATCCCAATAAACCCATTAATGAGAACTTGCCTTTAGAGGCAAAGCTTCCAGCGGCCTTAGTTTCTACCGTAAATCAGGAGGTGGGGCAAATTAACCAGATTGGGGCCTTTTGGGGAGGCTATTGGGGAACCAATAATGATGGTGCCAATTTATATTATGATTTAAAAACATATAATGGCCCCGGCATCCGTAGCCAAAGGGACGGTATTCCTGTCTGGGAGAATGGGTATAACAACATCCTATATTTTAAATTGATAGAGGAGGAAGCCTCCAAAATTGGCGATTTATTTTATACTGGTAGTGCAAAAATTATGCAGGGCTGGCTATTTTTAAGGTTGGTGGATTTTTATAACAATATTCCTTTCGACCAAGCAGCAAGTGGTAATATTCACCTTAATCCAGTCTATGAATCTGGACAGGAAGTCTACAAAAAAAGCATCAATTTAATTACGGATGGTATTTTGGATGTTAAGGCTTCTGATATGATACCCACAATGAATCATGGAGATGTGCTTTTTGGAGGTAAAAAAGATCTTTGGGCCAAATTTGGAAATACCATAAAACTAAGGGCCCTGATCAGGCAAAGTGAGAAAGTGGATCTGGCATATTTACAGTCGGAAATAGCAAGTATTACCTCGGAGGGATCTGGATTTTTAGGCCCTAAAGAACATGCTCTAGTAAATCCAGGTTATTTGAATACCGATGGGAAATTAAATCCATTCTGGACCAATTATTACCGAGACGTACAGGGAAACAGTACCGCCAACCATCAAAACTTAAGGCCAACCCTTTATCTGGTCAACACATTAAAGAATCTAGATGATCCTCGTTTGTCTAAAATTTATCAAGAGACAAACGGCGAAATTAATGGAGTGATTTTCGGAAATCCAGATGCGGGGAATCCTGAATATGCAAGACAAAATACTTCGGTTCTAAAAGGTCCACAAGAAAATAATGGCGTAGCTACGGGATTGTTACATGGAATTGATCAAGGAAGTATACTTATGACTGGTTTTGAATCACAATTTTTACAAGCTGAAGCCGCATATAGGGGATGGATAGCCGGAGACGTTATCGATTACTACCAAAATGGCATTTTGTCCTCTATGGATTACTTAAAAGTTGCAGATACGGATGCCTTAGTTTATACCGAAACGCAAGTGAGGAATTTTGAACATTCAGGAACTCAATTGAATTTGCTAATAGAACAAAAATGGCTCGCGCTAAACAGTGTCTCCAGTATTGAAGCTTGGAACGATTATAGAAGGTTGGGCTTACCCAATTTCCCTAAAACTGCCGCCTCTGGCGTTTCTGGACGCCCACTTAGATTAATGTACCCAGAGACAGAAAGGGGTACAAATAATGCACAGGTAGAACTTCAAGGGTCGGACATGATTACTGAGAATAAAATTTGGTGGATGCTTTAG
- a CDS encoding galactosamine-6-phosphate isomerase yields the protein MKIESFTNSNLLSKKAANLIFSTLIKKPDSLICTASGNSTVKTYQTLTERSIDNPEIFGKLNILKLDEWGGIEMDHPNSCETFLQKMLIEPLKISSSKYISFNSNPIDKKEECERISNLVKKKGPIDLCILGLGINGHIAFNEPGNYLNPGCHIATLSKSSLKHSMAVKAHPKPSFGLTIGMGDILQSKQILILLTGPDKSKIAKEFLSQKITTQLPASFLWLHANTTCLINEEDIHIK from the coding sequence ATGAAAATCGAGTCATTTACGAACAGTAACTTACTGAGCAAGAAGGCTGCCAACCTAATTTTTTCTACTTTAATAAAAAAACCTGATAGTTTAATTTGTACGGCAAGCGGTAATTCAACAGTAAAAACGTATCAAACATTAACCGAAAGATCCATCGATAATCCTGAAATTTTCGGAAAGCTCAATATTTTAAAATTAGATGAATGGGGTGGAATAGAAATGGACCATCCCAATTCATGTGAAACTTTCCTCCAGAAAATGTTGATCGAGCCTTTAAAAATCTCTTCCTCAAAATATATCTCCTTTAATAGCAATCCAATTGATAAAAAAGAGGAATGTGAAAGAATATCGAATTTAGTAAAGAAAAAGGGGCCCATTGATCTATGCATTTTGGGTCTTGGTATTAATGGACATATCGCTTTTAATGAACCCGGAAATTATTTAAATCCAGGCTGCCATATCGCTACTCTTTCCAAAAGTTCCCTTAAGCATTCCATGGCGGTAAAAGCACACCCTAAACCAAGCTTTGGCCTTACTATCGGAATGGGTGATATCTTACAGTCTAAACAAATACTTATTTTGTTGACCGGTCCTGATAAAAGTAAGATAGCAAAGGAATTTTTATCCCAAAAAATAACGACCCAGTTACCGGCTTCTTTCCTGTGGTTACATGCCAACACAACTTGTTTGATAAATGAAGAAGACATTCATATCAAATAA
- a CDS encoding AraC family transcriptional regulator — protein MTKKGIPVEKKFNSLLNDYQGDDKGFIVNKSEDLSSHPKYRDLDSANLTGHEFLSDRIYYCNCRKSGNLNKTFTIDCNENYIQLFMGLKGSLRISDGKGAFIDILPNTVQLVKYSCGQIQITELSEGNVEAFIINIHNSVISPEKAYFENILSFAKHSPSSTINTFSDCPFLIDYRMRQIVEELAYKKYTGCFLEHYIEIKVLELLLLYISEWNHSMSQSAPENLSEDNRIPKQMALARKLLLANLSETPSLKSLATAVGTNEYYLKVHFKAHFGNSVMAYLREYKMGKAKKLLLESDRKITDIAESLGYKYATHFSAAFKKHYGKLPTDYR, from the coding sequence ATGACGAAAAAGGGAATACCTGTAGAAAAAAAGTTTAATAGTCTATTGAATGACTATCAAGGTGACGATAAAGGTTTTATTGTAAACAAAAGTGAAGACCTCTCATCTCACCCTAAATATAGGGACTTGGATAGTGCAAATTTAACAGGACATGAGTTTCTATCGGATAGGATTTATTATTGCAATTGTAGAAAATCGGGAAATTTAAATAAAACTTTTACTATAGATTGTAATGAGAATTATATACAGCTTTTTATGGGACTAAAAGGTTCTCTAAGAATTTCTGATGGAAAAGGTGCTTTTATTGATATCCTTCCTAATACGGTACAGTTAGTGAAATACTCCTGTGGGCAGATACAAATAACTGAATTATCTGAAGGAAATGTAGAGGCATTTATTATCAATATTCACAACAGCGTAATCAGTCCTGAAAAAGCTTATTTTGAAAACATATTATCCTTTGCCAAACACTCCCCTTCCTCCACTATCAATACTTTTTCCGATTGCCCATTTCTTATTGATTATAGAATGCGCCAAATTGTAGAAGAGCTGGCCTACAAAAAATATACAGGTTGCTTTTTAGAACACTATATCGAAATTAAAGTTTTAGAGCTTTTACTATTATATATAAGCGAATGGAACCACTCCATGTCTCAATCCGCACCAGAAAACCTGTCTGAAGATAATCGAATCCCAAAGCAGATGGCTCTGGCACGGAAATTATTGCTGGCTAATCTTTCCGAAACACCAAGCCTCAAATCATTAGCAACTGCAGTAGGCACCAATGAATATTACCTGAAAGTACATTTCAAGGCACATTTTGGAAATTCTGTTATGGCGTACCTTAGGGAATACAAAATGGGAAAGGCAAAAAAGCTCCTATTAGAATCGGATCGTAAGATCACAGACATAGCCGAAAGTTTAGGATACAAATATGCCACCCATTTTTCAGCTGCATTTAAAAAACACTACGGTAAACTCCCTACAGATTATAGGTAA
- a CDS encoding GMC oxidoreductase, protein MDKLENTYDAIVIGSGISGGWAAKELCENGLKTLLLERGRDVKHIKDYPTSNMDPWEFKHRGQMTKEFIDENPLISKASGFGEDTAHFFIKDADHPYVQEKPFDWIRGYQVGGKSLTWGRACQRWSQFEFTAPSKFGYGISWPINYEDVAHWYSHVEKFIGVCGNKDGIEAMPDGEFLPPFDFNCVEQKMSEGIRKHYPDRYMVQGRWAQITQPTELHIEQGRGKCLSRNRCMRGCPYGGYFSSNSSTIPWAEKTGNLTLRPFSVVHSIIYDDELNSASGVKVIDTNTHEVIEYKAKIIFVNASALNTNLILLNSISNRFPNGLGNDHDILGRYICFHLYRGHAGGKMEGFKDKYVYGMNPTEPILANYRNIGKKEMEYFGGFTTFCGAYRVRKDKAAKSNEQIGSDYKHALSEAGDWHVYMYMQGETIPKATNRVYLSSNKKDQWGIPLLVTDVDYDENDELMIRDFLSESQQMLEKIGCTEVETHDNKQAPGLDIHEMGGVRMGSDPKTSLLNDKNQMHLCKNVFVTDGACMTSTGNQSPSILYMALTARAANFAVDEIKKGNL, encoded by the coding sequence ATGGATAAATTAGAGAATACTTATGATGCAATAGTGATTGGGTCAGGAATTTCAGGGGGATGGGCGGCAAAGGAACTTTGCGAAAATGGTTTAAAGACATTGTTATTGGAAAGAGGTAGGGATGTTAAGCACATTAAAGATTACCCAACTTCAAATATGGACCCTTGGGAATTTAAGCATCGTGGCCAGATGACCAAAGAATTTATCGATGAAAATCCATTGATATCTAAAGCGTCAGGATTCGGGGAAGATACTGCCCATTTTTTTATAAAGGATGCTGATCATCCGTATGTACAGGAAAAACCATTTGATTGGATTAGAGGTTATCAAGTTGGTGGGAAGTCACTCACATGGGGCCGTGCTTGTCAAAGATGGAGTCAATTTGAATTTACAGCACCAAGCAAATTTGGATATGGTATCTCCTGGCCGATAAATTATGAGGATGTAGCGCATTGGTATTCACATGTAGAAAAGTTTATTGGAGTATGCGGAAATAAAGATGGCATAGAGGCCATGCCCGATGGGGAGTTTTTGCCTCCCTTCGATTTTAATTGTGTGGAACAAAAAATGAGCGAGGGAATCCGGAAACATTACCCAGATAGATATATGGTACAGGGAAGATGGGCACAAATAACCCAACCCACTGAGTTACATATTGAACAGGGACGGGGAAAATGCCTATCCCGTAACAGGTGCATGCGCGGTTGTCCATATGGAGGGTATTTCAGTTCAAACTCTTCGACTATTCCATGGGCGGAAAAAACAGGAAATTTGACCCTTAGGCCTTTCTCAGTGGTTCATTCCATTATTTATGATGACGAATTGAACAGCGCTTCAGGAGTTAAGGTAATAGATACAAATACCCATGAGGTGATTGAATATAAAGCCAAAATAATATTTGTAAACGCTTCTGCTCTAAATACAAACCTGATCCTATTAAATTCAATTTCCAATAGGTTTCCAAACGGATTAGGAAATGACCATGATATTTTGGGAAGATATATTTGTTTTCATCTATACCGGGGACATGCAGGGGGTAAAATGGAAGGGTTTAAGGACAAATATGTCTATGGCATGAATCCGACTGAACCTATATTGGCCAATTATCGAAATATTGGAAAAAAGGAAATGGAATATTTTGGAGGATTCACAACGTTTTGTGGAGCCTACAGGGTAAGAAAGGACAAAGCAGCAAAAAGTAATGAGCAAATTGGGTCAGATTATAAACATGCTTTAAGTGAGGCTGGTGATTGGCACGTTTATATGTATATGCAAGGAGAGACAATTCCTAAGGCAACCAATCGGGTGTACCTTAGTTCGAATAAAAAGGATCAATGGGGAATTCCTTTATTGGTAACCGATGTTGATTACGATGAAAATGATGAACTGATGATCCGCGATTTTTTAAGCGAAAGTCAACAAATGCTAGAAAAGATAGGTTGTACTGAAGTGGAAACTCATGACAATAAACAAGCACCAGGACTGGATATTCATGAGATGGGCGGTGTTCGAATGGGATCAGATCCAAAAACATCCCTGCTGAATGATAAAAACCAGATGCACCTATGTAAAAATGTTTTTGTCACCGATGGAGCCTGCATGACGAGTACGGGGAATCAGAGCCCATCTATTCTCTATATGGCGTTAACGGCAAGAGCAGCGAATTTTGCGGTAGATGAAATAAAAAAAGGTAATTTATAA
- a CDS encoding PepSY domain-containing protein yields the protein MTRQVKTNSWIRIRKFLNDIHLWVGLISGLVLLVVCFTGTLYVYNTEIREWSASHLYRVSVPKGKEALPIETILQKGNSVIQGNITGLKIFSDANRSLQVVAKKEGDRGRFGTTYFFNPYTGDFLGDSKEDNAVVRFMGNVFSLHRWLLLDKIEKPIISGLENRTLGSYITGTATILFTLGVLTGIVIWIPRKAKYWRQGLKIKFSGNWKRINHDLHNTLALYAAVILFLMGVTGPFWSFPWYREALQKSLGTYKERQEGKPAIRLENKSTTPLKQESGIFPLADYLFVVDSELDYSGDYSINMLQNGASEISISKKRSGFFSPAASDKIVLDLSTKAIKELDVFIAKPFKERVSGSIKALHIGDVYGSFSKLLYFISCLIATSLPITGTLIWINKIKKTKKKKKK from the coding sequence ATGACGAGACAAGTAAAGACAAATAGCTGGATCAGGATTAGGAAATTTTTAAACGACATTCACCTTTGGGTAGGATTGATCAGTGGACTGGTACTGTTGGTTGTATGTTTTACAGGAACGCTATATGTCTATAATACGGAAATCAGAGAATGGAGTGCTTCCCATCTCTACAGGGTATCTGTTCCGAAAGGAAAGGAAGCTTTGCCCATTGAAACCATATTGCAAAAAGGAAACTCAGTTATTCAAGGAAATATTACCGGGTTGAAAATTTTCTCGGATGCTAATCGCAGCCTTCAGGTGGTCGCTAAAAAAGAAGGGGACCGAGGGCGTTTTGGAACCACTTATTTTTTTAACCCTTATACCGGGGATTTTCTTGGAGACAGTAAGGAAGATAATGCCGTGGTACGTTTTATGGGGAATGTATTCAGCCTTCACCGTTGGTTACTATTAGACAAAATAGAAAAGCCTATAATATCGGGCTTGGAAAATCGTACCCTTGGTAGTTATATTACAGGAACAGCTACCATATTATTTACCCTAGGGGTCTTAACAGGAATTGTGATATGGATACCACGAAAAGCGAAGTACTGGCGGCAGGGCCTGAAAATAAAATTCAGCGGTAATTGGAAGCGTATTAATCATGACCTGCACAACACATTGGCACTTTACGCTGCTGTTATCTTGTTTCTGATGGGAGTTACCGGGCCATTTTGGTCTTTTCCTTGGTATAGGGAAGCATTACAGAAAAGTTTAGGCACTTATAAGGAACGCCAAGAAGGTAAACCCGCTATTCGTTTGGAAAATAAAAGTACAACCCCTTTGAAACAAGAATCTGGAATATTCCCGCTAGCCGATTATTTGTTTGTCGTAGACTCAGAATTGGATTATTCTGGTGATTACAGTATAAATATGCTCCAAAATGGGGCTAGTGAAATCAGTATTAGTAAAAAGCGATCTGGTTTTTTCTCGCCAGCTGCCTCCGATAAGATAGTACTGGATTTAAGCACCAAGGCCATCAAGGAATTGGATGTCTTTATTGCAAAACCTTTTAAAGAGAGAGTGTCTGGGTCAATTAAAGCATTGCATATTGGTGATGTTTATGGTTCGTTCAGTAAGTTGCTTTATTTCATTTCATGCCTTATAGCCACCAGCTTACCTATTACTGGAACACTAATCTGGATCAATAAAATAAAAAAAACAAAGAAGAAAAAGAAGAAGTAG
- a CDS encoding SusC/RagA family TonB-linked outer membrane protein, producing MRKYLFQLLILMSVTLVQAQKVHVNGMVLDAFNDMPLPGATVQSLNGDTSTVTDFDGQFRMYALPGQSLVVRYLGFKEQAFMVPNDESLITIILEEDITQLLGVEVTGALGIKRHAKELGSSSQLVKSSDLNQARVVNPIFGLASKVAGLRINQYDSKVDPAAQIVLRGTRSLQRGKGIDGRSNNEPIYVVDGVPIPSIGRLNPNDIESITVLKGANAAALYGSEGVNGAIMITTKKGKTGKGVISFSNTTTFSNVYSLPEAQTTYGQGFNGVYSPTTFESWGPAFDGSLKPFGNLLPNGDQPMITYAAPSSDNRINLFETGVNVQNDISFSGGDDISTYFLSAQHVKQTGVIPKDKNNRTNLRFNGTRNFGRLRTAYNINFIQNKKDITPDGPWISAYRYPANFDYGLIKDWESPNSPGNPNNYFIPNGGWYRNPYFLIDNIRDQSNQQVLNGKIELNYDLAPWAEVMYRAGFYSDTDETRNYTRKFEAEGTRNTLGSVDDGSLFYRRFNSDLVLNVKKEIGDVKTRVLLGHNLRTDYRKSQNISASNLLYPDIINPESRAGELGGGTSITEQRSFGVYSEWVTGYKDFAFLTLTGRNDWISTLSKAHRSYFYPGVSASFILSEAIPSLRKSGKLSFAKIYGSWNRTGNVTLAPYQLNNAYSQSNGFPFGNTIGFLPNLVNPNPDIEPEFVTSYETGVQLGLFNQRLQLEATYVYSDSDGQISNANVSRATGYNAMLVNSGRMTNNIIELSVSSDIIKSRDLKWNLGINYSYTKNVVKELYGDAPFRQNFRQSYAFVGEQFPSLWVSDYQRDPNGNVVVDAQTGDPIIAVDNTLLGPMVPPHMIGINSMVTYRNFSLGLQFDGRMGAWFYSETIPPMFEFGTHPLTAEYNREAFVWPGSVIETAPGEYVHNSNLTTSGGGKEFWAKQGSVQRNTAAKADFFKLREVNLSYRLPESLLGSKKVFQSVSLGVVASNLFVITHSSNNIGDPEYLYNSTDGYYSFRQIPPMRNLGLTINAQF from the coding sequence ATGAGAAAATATTTATTTCAACTTTTAATTTTAATGAGTGTAACCCTCGTACAGGCTCAAAAAGTCCACGTTAACGGAATGGTCCTAGATGCGTTTAACGATATGCCCTTACCCGGTGCTACTGTACAATCCCTAAATGGAGATACTTCCACAGTGACGGATTTTGATGGGCAATTTAGAATGTATGCCCTGCCCGGGCAATCCTTAGTGGTTCGTTATCTTGGATTTAAGGAACAGGCTTTTATGGTACCTAATGATGAATCTCTGATAACCATTATCCTGGAAGAGGATATAACCCAATTATTAGGAGTAGAAGTTACTGGAGCGTTAGGTATAAAACGGCACGCCAAGGAACTGGGTTCTTCTTCCCAATTAGTAAAATCAAGCGATCTAAATCAAGCTAGGGTAGTCAATCCCATTTTTGGCTTGGCAAGTAAAGTAGCCGGACTCCGTATTAATCAGTACGATAGTAAGGTAGATCCTGCTGCTCAGATTGTTCTTAGAGGAACGCGATCCCTACAACGAGGTAAGGGAATAGATGGAAGGTCTAATAACGAACCTATATATGTTGTAGACGGAGTGCCTATTCCGAGTATAGGTCGACTTAATCCCAATGATATTGAGAGTATTACGGTGTTAAAAGGAGCGAATGCTGCGGCACTTTATGGTTCTGAAGGGGTTAATGGCGCCATTATGATAACTACCAAAAAGGGCAAAACAGGGAAAGGAGTGATTTCATTTTCCAATACAACCACTTTTTCTAATGTATATTCTTTACCCGAGGCCCAAACCACTTATGGTCAAGGTTTTAATGGGGTATACAGTCCAACCACCTTTGAGTCTTGGGGACCGGCCTTTGATGGTTCTTTAAAACCATTTGGCAATCTCTTACCTAATGGGGATCAACCTATGATTACCTATGCTGCGCCTTCATCGGATAACAGAATAAATTTATTTGAAACCGGTGTTAATGTTCAGAACGATATTTCTTTTTCGGGAGGGGATGATATAAGTACTTATTTTTTATCTGCACAACATGTAAAACAGACAGGTGTAATTCCGAAGGATAAAAATAACAGGACGAATCTTCGTTTTAACGGTACTCGAAATTTTGGGAGGCTGCGTACGGCCTACAACATTAATTTCATACAAAATAAAAAAGACATTACCCCCGATGGTCCATGGATCAGTGCCTACCGTTATCCTGCTAATTTTGATTATGGTCTGATCAAGGATTGGGAAAGTCCAAATTCGCCCGGAAATCCGAACAATTACTTTATCCCTAATGGAGGATGGTACAGGAATCCTTATTTCTTGATCGATAATATCCGTGATCAAAGCAACCAACAGGTATTAAATGGGAAAATTGAGTTGAATTATGATTTAGCGCCTTGGGCAGAAGTAATGTACAGGGCCGGATTCTACAGCGATACGGATGAAACTCGTAATTATACCCGAAAATTTGAAGCGGAAGGCACTCGGAATACCCTAGGTTCCGTTGATGACGGGAGCCTGTTCTATCGAAGATTTAACAGTGACTTGGTTTTAAACGTAAAGAAGGAGATCGGGGATGTTAAAACGCGAGTTTTACTTGGTCATAATCTTCGTACAGATTATAGAAAGAGCCAAAACATCTCTGCCAGTAACCTACTATATCCCGATATTATTAACCCTGAAAGTCGTGCCGGGGAATTGGGAGGTGGGACATCTATCACGGAACAACGGTCTTTTGGTGTGTATAGTGAATGGGTTACTGGATATAAAGATTTCGCCTTCCTTACCCTTACTGGGAGGAACGATTGGATCTCTACCCTAAGCAAAGCGCATAGGTCTTATTTTTATCCAGGCGTAAGTGCATCATTTATTTTGTCGGAAGCGATTCCTTCTTTGCGAAAATCGGGAAAATTATCATTTGCCAAGATATATGGGTCGTGGAACAGGACCGGAAATGTTACTTTGGCACCTTATCAACTTAATAATGCCTATTCTCAATCCAATGGTTTTCCTTTTGGAAATACCATCGGATTTTTACCCAATCTAGTAAATCCCAATCCGGATATAGAGCCAGAATTTGTTACTTCATATGAGACGGGAGTGCAGTTGGGCCTATTTAATCAACGGCTACAATTGGAGGCGACCTATGTGTATTCTGATTCCGATGGCCAGATTTCCAATGCCAATGTTTCCCGTGCCACTGGATATAATGCCATGCTCGTGAATTCGGGGCGGATGACCAATAATATCATAGAACTAAGTGTTAGTAGCGACATTATAAAGAGTAGGGATTTAAAATGGAATTTGGGCATTAATTATAGTTATACCAAAAATGTAGTGAAGGAACTTTATGGCGATGCTCCCTTTCGTCAGAATTTCAGACAATCCTATGCTTTTGTAGGGGAACAATTTCCTAGCTTATGGGTGAGTGATTATCAGCGCGACCCCAATGGGAATGTGGTGGTAGATGCGCAAACAGGGGATCCTATAATTGCAGTGGACAATACGCTATTAGGACCCATGGTACCTCCCCATATGATTGGGATTAATTCTATGGTTACCTACCGGAATTTTAGTTTGGGCTTACAGTTTGATGGACGTATGGGAGCCTGGTTCTATTCGGAAACCATTCCGCCTATGTTCGAATTTGGAACGCATCCCCTCACTGCGGAATACAACCGCGAAGCGTTTGTGTGGCCTGGATCGGTAATTGAAACAGCCCCCGGAGAGTATGTTCATAATTCCAATTTAACTACCTCTGGAGGCGGAAAGGAATTCTGGGCCAAACAGGGGTCGGTACAACGTAACACAGCCGCCAAAGCAGATTTCTTTAAGCTTAGAGAAGTGAACCTAAGCTATCGTTTACCCGAATCTCTTTTAGGGAGTAAAAAGGTGTTTCAATCGGTTAGTTTAGGCGTAGTAGCGAGCAATTTGTTTGTTATTACTCATTCTAGCAACAATATTGGTGACCCAGAATATCTCTATAATAGCACTGATGGATACTACAGTTTTAGGCAGATTCCTCCAATGCGCAATCTAGGTCTTACCATTAATGCTCAGTTTTAA